In Planctomycetia bacterium, the genomic stretch GACGATCCGCGCCGCGTCGTCCGCGTGAGCCTGATGCCCGAGAAGCTGGTGTTGCGCCCCGGCAAGAGTTATCGCCTGCAACTCACCGCCCACTACGACGATGGCTCGACCCGCGATGTGACGCGGCTCGGGATGTTCGCCGTCAACAATCCGCAATTCGCCGGGGTCGACGACGAAGGCCGGATCGTCGCCGGCGAAGTCGGCGAGACGGCGATCGTCGCCCGCTTCGAGCGCACCTTCGCCGCGACGGGCCTGATCGTCTTATCCCCCGCGGCGAACTTCACCCCGACGCCGGTGCCGCAAGACAACCTGATCGATCGCGCCGTCGTCGAGAAGCTCAATCGCCTCCGCATCGCCCCTTCCCCTGCGGCCGGCGACGAAGAGTTCTTGCGCCGCATCTATCTCGACCTGATCGGCGTGCAGCCGAAGCCCGAAGAGATTCGCGCGTTCTTAGCCGATGCCGCTCCGAAAAAACGCGAAGCGACGATCGACGCGCTCCTCGAGCGGCCGGAGTTCGTCGACCAGTGGTCGCTCAAATGGGGCGACCTGTTGCAAAACTCCCGCAACTCCGTGAGCTCCAACTCCGTGTTTCTCTTCCGGGAATTCTTGCGCGGCGCGGTCGCGTCGAACATGCCTCTCGACGAGTTCGTGCGCCGCATTCTCACGGCCCGCGGCGGCGCGATCGACGATCCGGCGAGCACCTACTTCGCGATCAGCAAAGACACGAACGACACCGTCGAACGGGCCACGCAAGTCTTCTGCGGCGTCCGGATGCTCTGCACGCGTTGCCACAGCCATCCGTTGGAGAACTGGACGCAGGCCGACTACTACGGCCTCGGCAGCTTCTTCAGCCAAGTGACGACGCGCCCCGACGTACGGTTCCCCGGCATTCAGAACGCGAAGCTAGTGCAGGTCAATTTCGCCGTCGGCTCGGCCGTGAACCCGCGCACCGGCCGCCCGCAACCGCCCCGCTTTCTCGGCGGCGCCGAGCCGGAGTTGCCGGCCGATGTCGATCGTCGCGCGGCTTACGCCCAGTGGCTTACATCGCCCGACAATGCGTTCTTTGCCCGCGGCATGGTCAATCGCATTTGGAGCTACTTCTTTCATCGCGGCATCGTCGACCCGGTCGACGACGTGCGCAGCACCAACCCGCCGATCAATCCCCTCTTGCTCGACGCCCTCACGGCCGACTTCATCGCCCATAAGTTCGACGTGAAGCATCTGATGCGGCGCATCGTCACTTCGGCGACCTACCAGCGAACCGGCGCTCCGAACGAGAGCAACCGCCACGACGAGCAGAACTTTTCGCATGCCGTTCCGCGGCGCATCCCGGCCGAGGCATTGCTCGATTCGCTCGTGCAGGCCACGAACGTGCCCGAGGCGTTCGGCGGCGCGCCGCAAGGCTTCCGCGCAGCGCAGCTGCCGGACGCGAACGTCACGAGCCCGTTCCTGAATCTGTTCGGCAAGCCGCAACGCATGGAGGCCTGCGAGTGCGAGCGCGACAACGGCTCGAACATGCTGCAAGCCCTGCACCTCATCAACGGCACCGGCATCCTCGGCCGCGTCGGCAATCCGACGGGCCGGGTCGCTCAGCTCGCCAAGCAGCTGACGAACGACGAAGAGTTGGTGACGGAACTCTATCTCTGGTCGCTGGCTCGCCGCCCGAGCGACGCGGAGACGAAAGCCGGCACGGCGTTCATCAAGTCGTACGCCGACCGCCGCCTCGAAGCGGCCCAAGACCTGATGTGGGCCCTGCTCAACACGAAAGACTTCTTGTTGGTGAATTGAAAAAGTAGCAGGCACGTTCCACGTGCCGTAGCCGCGACGGTCTCAGTGCCGCCGCCGCGGAATCGTTCATGCCAGGTGTGGCGGCGATCCGCAACGGTGCCGTGTCGATCGAGACTCGATCGTGGATTGCGCTGCTACGGCCCTTGTGGTTACGGCACGTGGAACGTGCCTACTACTTTGGCCTACTGAGAAACGCGTTCTTCGCGCGGCAAGTTCGTCGGGCTTTCGGCCGCTAAGCGGAGCCGTTCACGGTGTCTTCACCTGTGGCGGATGCCGGCGTGAGCAGACCGTTGAACAGGACGTCGAACAGTTCTTGGCTTTGCTGCGCGAGCGGCTTCTTTCTGCCGGCGAAGTAGTTGAGAAACATCGTCCCGAAGACGAAGTTGCAAATCGCTTCGTCGATCAATTCGACCGGCCGTTCGCGCATCACCCCTTCCTCTACGAGGCGGGCGAAGAGCGCGATCCATTTCTGATTTTCTTTCGGCCGCTCGTCGAAGAACGTCGCTTTGTGCCGACCGCGAAAATGGGCTCGCTCTTGAATCAACAACTCCACGACTTCCGGGTGGGAATCGAAAAACGTAATGAACGTGTGGATGCCGACTCGAATTTGCTCGAGCGGGCAGGTCGACGCATCGACCGCTTGATCGAGTTCTTTGAGGAGCCATTGGCGAGCATGCTCGACGGTCGCTAGGAATAGCCCTTCCTTGTTGGTGAACCTGCGGTAGACGGTCCCCTTCCCCACACCGGCTTGATCGGCGATTTCCTGCACATCGGCCGCGGCAAAGCCTTGGGTCGAGAAGACCGTCATCGCGGCGTTGAGCACCTCGAGCGTCCGCTTGGCATGCATTTCTTCAGCGCCGAGGCGAGCGTCGGGCAGTGGTTTTTCAGATTGGGTCATGCGGGCGATGCGAGCACTCCACCACTCTCGAACGAAGGCGATCGCCTAGTAGAAAGTGGGGGAAATGTTTCTGAGTAAGTGTCGTCCTAGATTCTAGTTACGAAGAGCAATGTCGGAGAAAACTGACGTGGACGGACTGGTCCGTCCGATCTATAGTATATCGTCATCGAACCGCAGGCCATCATCTTTTGTCCTAACATAATCGTTAGCGCCAACCGTGGATGCGCCGATCCGGACGAACCAGACCTCGATCCTGGTTCGGGCTTTGCCGATCGCCAGGATACCACTTCTATGCTCGTTCGCTTCACGCTGCCGCCGCGCTCCCTGCGGGCTTGTCTTTCGCTCGCGATCGTGGCTGCGGCCGCATTCTCGGGCTGCAAAAAGCCCAATCAGTTCGTCCCTCCTCCTCCGCCGCAGGTCGAAGTGGCTCGCGCTCTCAGCGACGATGTGGTCGACTACCTCGAATTCACCGGAGCGACGCGCGCCACGGCGACCGTCAGCCTGCGGGCCCGCGTGAACGGCTATTTGCAGAAGATCAATTTCAAAGACGGCGCCGA encodes the following:
- a CDS encoding TetR/AcrR family transcriptional regulator, whose protein sequence is MTQSEKPLPDARLGAEEMHAKRTLEVLNAAMTVFSTQGFAAADVQEIADQAGVGKGTVYRRFTNKEGLFLATVEHARQWLLKELDQAVDASTCPLEQIRVGIHTFITFFDSHPEVVELLIQERAHFRGRHKATFFDERPKENQKWIALFARLVEEGVMRERPVELIDEAICNFVFGTMFLNYFAGRKKPLAQQSQELFDVLFNGLLTPASATGEDTVNGSA
- a CDS encoding DUF1549 and DUF1553 domain-containing protein; the encoded protein is MFRLSVRLCITFCGLALFGCFAAEPVAAAPESKTESKAESKLEAVSVFPLSLELRHVREPRSLQVFGTTADGFSVDLHAEAKYRSADEKVAVVDAAGWVRPVAGGETKVTIEVAGRTLTVPVKSQLPAVEPKYSFRHEVMAVLTKGGCNMGACHGYSLGKNGFKLSLRGSDPELDYPAIVKEMYGRRLDFENPVGSLLVAKPRGDVVHEGGVRFPRGSLQDEILLNWSRQGAPSDLDDPRRVVRVSLMPEKLVLRPGKSYRLQLTAHYDDGSTRDVTRLGMFAVNNPQFAGVDDEGRIVAGEVGETAIVARFERTFAATGLIVLSPAANFTPTPVPQDNLIDRAVVEKLNRLRIAPSPAAGDEEFLRRIYLDLIGVQPKPEEIRAFLADAAPKKREATIDALLERPEFVDQWSLKWGDLLQNSRNSVSSNSVFLFREFLRGAVASNMPLDEFVRRILTARGGAIDDPASTYFAISKDTNDTVERATQVFCGVRMLCTRCHSHPLENWTQADYYGLGSFFSQVTTRPDVRFPGIQNAKLVQVNFAVGSAVNPRTGRPQPPRFLGGAEPELPADVDRRAAYAQWLTSPDNAFFARGMVNRIWSYFFHRGIVDPVDDVRSTNPPINPLLLDALTADFIAHKFDVKHLMRRIVTSATYQRTGAPNESNRHDEQNFSHAVPRRIPAEALLDSLVQATNVPEAFGGAPQGFRAAQLPDANVTSPFLNLFGKPQRMEACECERDNGSNMLQALHLINGTGILGRVGNPTGRVAQLAKQLTNDEELVTELYLWSLARRPSDAETKAGTAFIKSYADRRLEAAQDLMWALLNTKDFLLVN